A DNA window from Chitinibacter fontanus contains the following coding sequences:
- the ybaK gene encoding Cys-tRNA(Pro) deacylase, with protein sequence MSEKMPVTTAIRFLRQHKISFGEHLYAYEEKGGTAVSARELGVDEHIVIKTLIMEDEKKQPLIVLMHGDKEVSTKNLARHLGCKTITPCTPEVANKHSGYLVGGTSPFGTKKTMPVYMQDSIMQLDTIYINGGKRGFLVSVSAQAVQASLQATLLDIATA encoded by the coding sequence ATGAGTGAAAAGATGCCGGTAACGACGGCGATCCGTTTTTTGCGCCAGCACAAAATTAGCTTTGGCGAGCATTTGTACGCCTATGAAGAAAAGGGCGGTACCGCGGTTTCTGCGCGCGAGCTGGGGGTCGATGAGCATATTGTGATCAAAACGCTGATTATGGAAGATGAAAAAAAACAGCCACTGATTGTGTTAATGCATGGTGATAAAGAGGTGAGCACCAAAAATCTGGCGCGCCATTTGGGGTGTAAGACCATTACCCCTTGTACACCGGAAGTGGCCAACAAGCACAGTGGCTATTTAGTGGGCGGAACCTCGCCATTTGGCACCAAAAAGACCATGCCGGTGTATATGCAAGACAGCATCATGCAACTCGATACTATTTACATCAATGGCGGCAAGCGGGGATTTTTGGTGAGTGTGAGCGCTCAAGCGGTGCAGGCTAGTTTACAGGCTACTTTGCTCGATATTGCAACGGCCTGA
- a CDS encoding tyrosine-type recombinase/integrase, whose protein sequence is MAVLTDTKARAIKPGDVQIAHGGVTGLALEPTVKKGHGKWILRYVSPVSGKRRKMGLGSYPEVSIAKAAELGRQYREQIANGFDPIDEKNAAALETKIPSFQTAAELVHQELLPSWKNEKHGCDWINSLKMYVFTDLGSTPISDVMPKDVANVLRPIWLDKPETACRVKQRMHAVMGWAWAHGFVPSNPVDVVHHLLPKQGDAARAEHQPAMPWQDVPKFVAEHLSGEGRSVSCNALLFLILTAVRSGELRGATWDEINFEAAIWTIPAERMKTGVIHRVPLSEIAVKILKQQRGAHNEIVFPSPRAGVQLSDNALTMFLRKHNAQSDIEGRTATAHGFRSSFRDWASNHQYPRDWAERALAHAISNKVEAAYHRTDLLDHRRGMMQAWSDFVMGK, encoded by the coding sequence ATGGCAGTGCTAACTGATACTAAAGCTAGGGCAATCAAACCGGGTGATGTCCAGATCGCTCATGGTGGAGTTACTGGTCTTGCGCTTGAGCCAACGGTTAAAAAAGGGCACGGCAAATGGATTTTGCGCTATGTCAGTCCCGTTTCTGGCAAACGTAGAAAAATGGGGCTTGGCAGCTATCCAGAGGTTTCAATTGCCAAAGCAGCAGAGCTTGGAAGGCAATACCGTGAACAAATAGCTAATGGTTTTGATCCGATTGATGAAAAAAATGCAGCCGCGTTAGAAACAAAAATACCTTCGTTTCAAACTGCTGCAGAGCTAGTTCATCAAGAGTTGTTACCCAGCTGGAAAAATGAAAAGCATGGTTGTGATTGGATTAATAGCCTAAAGATGTATGTCTTTACGGATTTGGGTTCAACTCCCATTTCAGATGTCATGCCAAAAGATGTTGCCAATGTTTTGAGGCCTATTTGGTTGGATAAACCCGAAACCGCCTGTCGGGTAAAGCAGCGTATGCATGCAGTAATGGGATGGGCTTGGGCGCATGGCTTTGTGCCCTCCAATCCTGTCGATGTGGTTCATCACTTGCTCCCTAAGCAGGGAGATGCAGCAAGAGCCGAGCACCAACCCGCAATGCCTTGGCAGGATGTACCCAAATTTGTTGCTGAGCATTTGTCTGGCGAGGGGCGAAGCGTTAGCTGTAATGCGTTGTTGTTTTTAATATTGACGGCGGTTAGGTCTGGTGAACTGCGCGGCGCGACTTGGGATGAGATCAACTTTGAAGCAGCGATTTGGACGATCCCCGCCGAGCGCATGAAAACTGGTGTCATTCATCGTGTACCACTATCTGAAATAGCCGTTAAGATTTTGAAGCAGCAACGTGGTGCCCATAATGAAATCGTTTTTCCAAGTCCGCGCGCTGGGGTGCAACTGTCTGATAATGCGCTCACGATGTTTTTGCGCAAACATAATGCACAAAGTGATATTGAAGGAAGAACAGCTACCGCACATGGTTTTCGTAGCAGCTTCAGGGATTGGGCTAGTAATCACCAATATCCGCGAGATTGGGCTGAGCGAGCCTTGGCGCATGCGATTAGCAATAAAGTTGAAGCAGCGTACCATCGAACTGATTTGCTAGATCATCGACGCGGGATGATGCAAGCATGGTCAGATTTTGTTATGGGCAAATGA
- a CDS encoding class I SAM-dependent DNA methyltransferase, which yields MNAVEIEAAISELAEQPFDAAEFPYAFLAAFGNKDTTLKRLRSGNNNSSDIAGGVLLRGNIHLATCEPGRVGETLNLLRASPATAKAKAKFILATDGQTLEAEELISGETIAPNYADFPNHLGFFLPLAGISTIKEIKDNAIDVRATGRLNKLYVELLRENPDWAKAERRSDMNHFMARLIFCFFAEDTDIFNGKGLFTRTVDQFSESDGSNTHEVVSEIFRAMNIKVADRLSEQPRLPNWANGFPYVNGGLFSGSTEVPRFTRMARTYLLHAGNLNWQQINPDIFGSMIQAVADDEERGALGMHYTSVPNILKVLNPLFLDDLRAQLAEAEDNERKLLNLRKRMARIRVFDPACGSGNFLVIAYKQMREIEAEINKRRNESYLGSEIPLTNFRGIELRDFPAEIARLALIIAEFQCDVLYRGQQDALAEFLPLDSQNWIICGNALRLDWLSICPPTGTGVKLVADDLFDSPLLQVEIDFENEGGETYICGNPPYKGNAKKTAEQKKDLGDLLDNKIDGWGLFDYVCGWFFKAYEYVKYTRATFAFVATNSVSQGQHVTGFWRPLFDDGLKFNFAVRSFKWSNLAANDAGVTVVCIGAGAQATTAYLYNEDIRVTTKNINAYLMPADDYWITPSSSPVSDIQPMQKGNYYGMSEHLIFDTNGKHTYLNAGLDASYIRKFYGSSEVIKAKPRYCLWFPEEPPAKVLGIADIKKKLDQGKAARQTSKDAVSNGMVKRPHQFREMRSCENHFFAIPVVSSENRNYLPVDLLDKQSVVSNKCFALYDAPFWSMALIASRLHWVWIGTVCVRLEMRFSYSNTLGWNTFPVPLLTEQNKIDLTHCAEDILLAREAHFPASIADLYDPETMPENLRRAHERNDEVLERIYIGRRFKNDTERLEKLFELYTKMASRTKTSGKKRKVELS from the coding sequence ATGAATGCAGTAGAAATCGAAGCAGCAATATCCGAGTTAGCCGAGCAGCCTTTTGATGCGGCAGAGTTTCCGTATGCGTTTTTAGCCGCCTTTGGCAATAAAGACACGACGCTGAAACGCCTGCGCTCTGGCAATAACAACTCCTCGGACATTGCTGGCGGCGTTCTGCTGCGTGGCAATATTCATCTTGCTACGTGTGAGCCTGGTCGAGTTGGCGAGACTTTAAATTTACTGCGCGCTAGTCCCGCAACAGCCAAAGCAAAGGCCAAATTCATCCTAGCCACCGATGGCCAAACGCTTGAAGCTGAAGAATTGATCAGCGGCGAAACCATTGCACCAAATTACGCAGACTTCCCCAATCATCTTGGTTTTTTCTTACCATTGGCAGGCATCTCCACGATCAAGGAGATCAAAGACAACGCCATCGATGTACGTGCAACGGGTCGCTTAAACAAGCTGTACGTCGAACTCCTGCGTGAAAATCCAGACTGGGCAAAGGCCGAGCGTCGCTCTGATATGAATCACTTCATGGCAAGGCTGATTTTTTGCTTCTTTGCCGAAGATACCGATATTTTCAATGGCAAAGGTTTATTTACCCGAACGGTCGACCAATTCAGCGAAAGCGATGGCTCGAATACACATGAGGTCGTATCTGAAATCTTCCGTGCCATGAACATCAAGGTCGCGGATCGCCTCAGCGAACAGCCACGCCTACCTAACTGGGCAAATGGTTTTCCCTATGTGAATGGCGGCTTATTTTCGGGTAGCACTGAAGTGCCACGCTTCACTCGGATGGCGCGCACATATTTATTGCATGCGGGCAATTTGAACTGGCAACAAATCAATCCCGATATTTTCGGCAGCATGATTCAAGCTGTTGCTGATGATGAAGAACGGGGCGCACTGGGCATGCACTACACCAGCGTGCCCAATATCCTCAAAGTGCTCAATCCACTATTTTTGGATGACTTGCGTGCGCAACTCGCCGAGGCTGAGGACAATGAGCGCAAACTTTTGAACCTGCGCAAACGCATGGCGCGTATTCGCGTTTTCGACCCCGCCTGCGGATCGGGTAATTTTTTGGTCATCGCCTATAAGCAAATGCGCGAGATCGAGGCCGAAATCAACAAGCGCCGCAATGAATCCTATTTAGGTAGTGAAATCCCACTGACGAACTTTCGCGGCATCGAGCTGCGAGACTTCCCCGCCGAGATAGCCCGTTTGGCGCTGATCATTGCAGAATTTCAATGCGATGTATTGTATCGCGGTCAGCAAGATGCACTGGCTGAATTCTTGCCGCTAGATTCGCAAAACTGGATTATTTGCGGCAATGCCTTGCGCCTCGATTGGTTGAGTATTTGTCCACCGACTGGCACAGGGGTGAAGCTGGTGGCCGACGATTTGTTTGATAGTCCACTACTTCAAGTCGAAATCGACTTTGAGAACGAAGGTGGAGAAACCTATATCTGCGGTAACCCGCCGTACAAAGGAAACGCAAAAAAGACTGCGGAACAAAAGAAAGACTTGGGCGATTTGCTCGACAATAAGATTGATGGGTGGGGTTTGTTTGATTATGTTTGCGGCTGGTTTTTCAAAGCCTACGAATACGTAAAGTATACACGGGCAACATTTGCTTTTGTGGCAACGAACAGCGTTTCGCAAGGACAGCACGTTACGGGATTTTGGAGGCCGCTTTTCGACGATGGATTGAAATTCAACTTTGCGGTTCGCTCTTTTAAATGGAGCAATTTGGCGGCAAACGATGCGGGTGTTACCGTTGTTTGCATTGGCGCGGGAGCGCAAGCTACTACCGCATACCTTTATAACGAGGATATAAGGGTTACGACGAAGAACATTAATGCATACTTGATGCCAGCCGATGACTATTGGATTACTCCATCGTCTAGCCCTGTTTCTGACATTCAGCCGATGCAGAAAGGTAACTATTACGGAATGTCCGAACATTTGATTTTCGATACGAATGGAAAACACACCTACTTGAATGCTGGGCTGGATGCTTCGTATATTCGGAAATTCTATGGATCATCTGAAGTTATCAAGGCCAAACCTCGTTATTGCCTCTGGTTTCCTGAAGAGCCACCAGCGAAAGTTCTTGGAATTGCAGATATTAAAAAGAAGCTGGATCAAGGAAAAGCAGCGCGGCAAACATCAAAAGATGCTGTCTCCAATGGAATGGTTAAAAGACCGCACCAGTTTCGTGAAATGCGGAGTTGTGAAAATCATTTCTTCGCTATTCCGGTCGTGTCATCGGAGAACAGAAACTACTTGCCAGTTGACTTATTGGACAAACAATCAGTCGTTTCCAACAAATGCTTTGCCCTCTATGACGCTCCATTCTGGAGCATGGCACTGATCGCCTCCCGCCTACATTGGGTTTGGATTGGCACTGTTTGCGTGCGACTTGAAATGCGGTTTTCGTACTCCAATACCCTTGGCTGGAATACCTTTCCTGTCCCATTACTAACCGAGCAGAACAAGATCGATTTAACACACTGCGCCGAAGATATTTTGTTAGCGCGCGAGGCTCATTTCCCGGCTTCGATTGCCGATCTCTACGATCCAGAAACCATGCCAGAAAACCTGCGCCGTGCGCATGAGCGTAACGACGAAGTGCTGGAACGAATTTATATTGGCCGTCGTTTCAAGAATGATACCGAGCGACTGGAAAAACTGTTTGAGTTGTATACCAAGATGGCAAGTAGGACAAAGACCTCAGGCAAAAAACGCAAGGTTGAACTGTCATGA
- a CDS encoding tyrosine-type recombinase/integrase translates to MARQTKPLSPTECSSAKAKEKDYRLYDGGGLFLLVKSNGSKIWRFKYTKPNGVETLMSFGEFPAVTLANARGLREEAKSLLAKSLDPIEERNRKKEEARSENSSSFEIIAHEWFDRAMANKSKSHRDRTMNRLESDIFPWLGKRDISTIEAPELLTCLRRIEERGAIETAHRVRWSCGKVFTYAIATGRAKHNPADILAKADVLQSPTTIPFPTITDPVKIGALMRAIDSLEASLTVKCATQLAPLVFTRIGELRKAEWSEIDFERKQWRIPAAKMKSRAPHIVPLSRQALEILRTIQPLSGHKQYVFEGGRTNGRPMSEAAINVALRRLGYSQEEFTGHSFRKIASTQLNESHLWHRDAIERQLAHGEKDTVAATYNHAQHLPERTEMMQWWADYLDKLKAGGDILHFPSRSASA, encoded by the coding sequence ATGGCACGTCAAACGAAACCCCTAAGCCCGACAGAATGCTCTAGCGCGAAAGCTAAAGAGAAAGACTACCGCTTGTATGACGGCGGCGGATTATTCCTCTTAGTCAAAAGTAACGGCTCCAAGATTTGGCGCTTTAAATACACCAAACCGAATGGGGTAGAAACCTTGATGTCTTTCGGTGAGTTTCCCGCAGTGACTCTGGCCAATGCTCGTGGCTTACGTGAGGAAGCCAAGTCATTACTCGCAAAAAGTTTGGATCCTATTGAAGAGCGTAATCGCAAAAAGGAAGAAGCACGCTCTGAAAATTCGTCCAGTTTTGAAATTATTGCTCATGAGTGGTTCGATAGAGCGATGGCAAACAAGTCAAAAAGTCATAGAGATCGAACTATGAACCGGCTTGAGAGTGATATTTTTCCTTGGCTGGGAAAACGCGATATTTCCACTATCGAAGCACCTGAACTACTAACCTGCCTACGGCGTATTGAAGAGCGCGGGGCAATTGAAACAGCACATCGGGTACGCTGGTCATGTGGAAAGGTGTTTACGTACGCTATCGCTACGGGGCGGGCAAAACATAATCCAGCAGACATACTAGCCAAAGCCGATGTATTGCAATCGCCGACTACAATCCCATTTCCTACAATCACTGATCCGGTCAAGATTGGCGCATTGATGCGTGCTATTGATAGCCTTGAAGCAAGCCTAACAGTGAAGTGTGCTACTCAATTAGCACCCCTTGTATTTACGCGCATTGGGGAATTAAGGAAGGCTGAATGGTCTGAGATTGATTTCGAACGAAAGCAATGGCGCATTCCAGCTGCAAAAATGAAAAGCAGAGCGCCTCACATTGTCCCATTGTCGAGACAAGCGCTTGAGATACTGCGTACGATTCAACCACTCAGCGGGCACAAGCAATATGTCTTTGAAGGTGGTCGAACCAATGGCAGACCAATGAGTGAGGCTGCCATCAACGTTGCATTACGCAGGTTAGGTTACAGCCAAGAAGAATTTACCGGCCATAGCTTCCGTAAAATTGCTTCAACTCAACTCAATGAATCACACCTTTGGCATCGAGACGCCATTGAACGGCAATTAGCTCATGGCGAAAAAGACACTGTTGCAGCAACTTATAACCACGCTCAACATCTACCTGAACGGACAGAAATGATGCAGTGGTGGGCTGACTATCTGGATAAATTAAAAGCTGGTGGTGATATTTTGCATTTTCCGAGTAGATCTGCAAGCGCCTAA
- a CDS encoding protein adenylyltransferase SelO: MAFSFAQLPLTPRFSLLHSRFWDYTPATPMPAPHVVALNHALAEQLGIDWQQQQNLSDYLIGNQLPQGSRAPFYPIASVYSGHQFGVNVPQLGDGRALLIAEFTDPSGQHWEMQLKGAGPTPYSRRGDGRAVLRSSIREYLASEALHHLGIPTNRALAIGGSPQTIWRETRETAAVVMRLAPTFVRFGHFEYFFYQGEPERITELADWVIKHHYPDCANAENPYLALLNAVISRTAQLIARWQAVGFCHGVMNTDNMSILGLTIDYGPYGFLDGFDAGHICNHSDDSGRYAYNQQPQIGLWNLHCLAQALLPLSNKDELLAALGQYQPQFEAAFAEQLRRKLGFTQWQEDDWTLVTDLFELMQATHTDWTIFWRTLSHWPVQRNTAQLRDLFLARAQFDDWLERYERRLRLNDEQAGLDELAMQARSQAMLAANPKYILRNYLAENAIAKAQAGDFSEIERLQRCLMQPFAEQPEFEAYAALPPDWAREISVSCSS, from the coding sequence ATGGCCTTCTCTTTTGCTCAATTGCCACTGACCCCGCGCTTTAGCTTATTACACTCGCGTTTTTGGGATTACACCCCAGCCACGCCGATGCCTGCGCCGCATGTCGTCGCGCTCAATCACGCGCTGGCCGAGCAATTGGGGATTGATTGGCAACAACAACAGAACCTGAGCGATTATCTGATTGGCAATCAATTACCGCAAGGCAGCCGCGCCCCATTTTATCCGATTGCCAGCGTGTATTCGGGCCACCAATTTGGCGTCAACGTGCCGCAACTGGGCGATGGTCGCGCGCTGCTCATCGCCGAATTTACCGACCCGAGCGGCCAACACTGGGAAATGCAACTGAAAGGCGCTGGCCCCACACCCTACTCGCGCCGAGGTGATGGCCGAGCAGTATTACGCTCCAGCATTAGAGAATACCTAGCCTCCGAGGCATTACACCACCTGGGTATCCCAACTAATCGCGCACTCGCCATCGGCGGCTCGCCGCAAACCATCTGGCGGGAAACACGCGAAACAGCCGCGGTGGTCATGCGCCTAGCGCCAACCTTTGTGCGCTTTGGGCATTTTGAATATTTCTTTTATCAGGGCGAACCCGAGCGAATTACCGAGCTAGCCGATTGGGTAATTAAGCACCATTACCCCGACTGCGCAAACGCCGAAAATCCCTATTTAGCGCTGTTGAACGCCGTCATTAGCCGCACCGCGCAACTCATCGCGCGCTGGCAAGCGGTCGGCTTTTGCCACGGCGTGATGAATACCGACAATATGTCGATTTTGGGGCTCACCATCGATTACGGCCCTTATGGTTTTCTCGATGGTTTTGACGCCGGGCATATTTGTAATCATTCGGACGACAGCGGGCGTTATGCCTACAACCAGCAGCCGCAAATAGGGCTGTGGAATCTGCATTGCCTCGCGCAAGCTTTATTACCACTGAGCAATAAAGACGAGCTATTAGCAGCCCTTGGCCAATACCAGCCACAATTTGAAGCCGCTTTCGCCGAACAATTGCGCCGTAAATTGGGCTTTACGCAGTGGCAGGAAGACGATTGGACGCTCGTCACCGATCTATTTGAACTGATGCAGGCGACGCACACCGACTGGACAATCTTCTGGCGCACGCTGTCGCACTGGCCCGTGCAACGCAATACGGCGCAATTGCGCGATCTATTTTTAGCGCGCGCGCAATTTGACGACTGGCTGGAACGCTATGAGCGCCGACTTAGACTTAATGACGAGCAGGCAGGATTAGACGAACTGGCTATGCAGGCGCGCAGCCAAGCCATGCTAGCCGCCAATCCCAAATACATCTTGCGCAATTATCTGGCCGAAAATGCCATCGCCAAGGCGCAAGCAGGCGATTTTTCAGAAATCGAGCGCCTGCAGCGCTGCCTGATGCAGCCGTTTGCCGAGCAGCCCGAATTCGAAGCCTACGCAGCCCTACCACCCGACTGGGCGCGTGAGATTTCGGTCAGCTGCTCGTCTTAA
- a CDS encoding response regulator: protein MSEDLAQAHVLVADDAPTVRQSIRMTLAQSGINRADAASSIGETRRRLRNGEYDVVLCDYHFGEGMNGQELLEELRHSGELPLYTIWIMITAEASYEKVVAVAEIGPDDYLIKPFTSKQLTQRLSLAWSRKRFLKPIYDKINEGDTLGAIDVAKSLVPKAAGFSNDLMRILSSLLLEAGKLDEAARLYEEILSQRVVPWAKLGLARTLCRQGKKTQAESSLQAAIVEHAQYVDAYEELASMYMAEGRLNEAMAVFEKCLAMTPNNVGRLQKAGNLANMLGDSSKAKQFLERAVTCGGNSSLLSGETVLQLALAARRENNSSDADKYLRMVREIAKREDTTSNRIIDLMASAVYEGKPQLLEQIETYMADPEFVLEIAVSFIMTADIVCPATIEGEQATGSAAPYKWLLHIAQRFITTKHISGMLESSANMRPTWQAFIQHAGTEITELNNEGVQLMLKAQFEDAIAKLLPVAQNTCNQRLMLSSTHAIIKYLKSPAQVEPKERNALLNQAYQFINRLEGMIDAGTFHSLNQDIQGLIGQSSGLSSASH from the coding sequence ATGTCCGAAGATCTAGCCCAAGCCCACGTGCTGGTCGCCGATGATGCGCCGACGGTACGCCAATCAATCCGCATGACTCTGGCGCAATCGGGGATTAATCGTGCCGATGCGGCCAGCAGTATTGGTGAAACTCGTCGTCGTCTGCGCAACGGTGAATACGATGTGGTGCTGTGCGACTATCACTTTGGTGAGGGCATGAATGGGCAGGAATTACTGGAAGAGCTGCGCCACAGCGGTGAACTACCGCTCTACACGATCTGGATTATGATCACCGCCGAAGCCTCGTACGAGAAAGTCGTGGCGGTAGCTGAAATCGGCCCAGATGATTATCTAATCAAGCCGTTTACCAGCAAGCAGCTCACCCAGCGCCTATCTTTGGCCTGGAGTCGCAAGCGTTTTCTCAAACCGATTTACGACAAAATCAATGAGGGCGACACACTAGGCGCCATCGATGTTGCCAAATCATTGGTCCCCAAAGCTGCTGGTTTTAGTAATGATCTGATGCGGATTTTATCCTCGCTGTTGCTAGAGGCTGGCAAGCTTGATGAGGCGGCTAGGCTATATGAAGAGATACTGTCACAGCGCGTAGTGCCCTGGGCCAAGCTAGGACTGGCCCGCACCCTGTGCCGACAAGGCAAAAAAACGCAGGCCGAAAGCTCATTGCAGGCAGCAATTGTGGAACACGCGCAATATGTCGATGCCTATGAAGAACTCGCCTCGATGTATATGGCCGAAGGTCGGCTTAATGAAGCAATGGCGGTGTTTGAAAAATGCTTGGCGATGACCCCCAATAATGTCGGTCGCCTGCAAAAAGCCGGCAATCTGGCCAATATGCTCGGCGACTCGAGCAAAGCCAAACAGTTTCTAGAGCGAGCCGTTACCTGCGGCGGCAATTCTTCACTACTCAGTGGCGAAACAGTGCTGCAACTAGCACTGGCGGCACGGCGCGAGAACAATAGCTCGGATGCCGATAAATACCTGCGCATGGTGCGCGAAATTGCCAAGCGCGAGGATACCACCAGCAATCGTATTATCGATTTAATGGCTTCTGCAGTATATGAAGGCAAGCCCCAGCTCTTAGAGCAAATTGAAACCTATATGGCCGACCCCGAGTTTGTGCTGGAAATCGCGGTGAGCTTTATCATGACCGCCGATATTGTCTGCCCCGCCACCATCGAAGGTGAACAAGCAACAGGATCAGCCGCCCCCTATAAATGGCTGCTGCATATTGCACAGCGCTTTATTACCACCAAACATATTTCGGGGATGCTGGAAAGTTCGGCCAATATGCGCCCAACTTGGCAAGCATTTATTCAGCATGCCGGCACTGAAATTACCGAACTCAATAATGAAGGCGTGCAACTGATGCTGAAGGCGCAATTTGAAGATGCCATCGCCAAACTATTGCCCGTAGCACAGAACACCTGCAATCAACGCCTAATGCTCTCAAGTACCCATGCCATTATCAAATACCTGAAAAGCCCAGCTCAAGTCGAGCCCAAAGAACGTAACGCCCTACTTAATCAGGCCTACCAGTTTATCAATCGGCTTGAGGGCATGATTGATGCGGGTACTTTCCATAGCCTCAACCAAGACATCCAAGGTTTAATCGGCCAGAGTAGCGGTTTATCCAGCGCGTCACATTAG